In Candidatus Woesearchaeota archaeon, the following are encoded in one genomic region:
- a CDS encoding PD-(D/E)XK nuclease family protein, giving the protein MNSAIKYTALKHPWFYHYYVDVQKTHLYTPQKLHSFLESMFNACPHHKFLDGPRSSSLKMKSGATLTEIPNNDVCHFATQGNAWGLQGTAHGNVQLHMLQNDPKTIGVEVPLWLDKDEYQALGLQFEKDGPLTGHIDIVRIEDDKIWIWDYKPKAVKEKFADTQVLMYAIMLATRIGLPLENFMCGYFDEKTSYVFKPDFLQLKPILKVSKRDEC; this is encoded by the coding sequence GTGAACTCTGCCATAAAATATACTGCGTTAAAACATCCTTGGTTTTACCATTACTACGTTGATGTCCAAAAAACACATCTTTATACGCCGCAAAAATTACATTCATTCTTAGAATCCATGTTTAATGCATGTCCACATCATAAATTTTTAGATGGGCCTCGCTCGAGCAGTCTGAAAATGAAGTCAGGTGCAACACTAACAGAAATCCCAAATAATGATGTGTGTCACTTTGCAACGCAAGGCAATGCGTGGGGCTTACAAGGAACTGCTCATGGCAATGTACAATTACACATGTTGCAAAATGATCCTAAAACTATTGGTGTTGAAGTACCATTATGGTTAGACAAAGATGAGTACCAAGCACTCGGACTTCAGTTTGAAAAAGACGGCCCACTCACAGGACACATCGATATTGTGCGAATTGAAGATGATAAGATTTGGATTTGGGATTATAAACCAAAAGCTGTAAAAGAAAAATTTGCTGATACGCAAGTCTTGATGTATGCTATTATGCTCGCAACGCGTATTGGTCTTCCGCTTGAAAATTTTATGTGCGGTTATTTTGATGAAAAAACAAGTTATGTCTTCAAACCAGATTTTCTGCAGCTCAAACCAATTCTAAAGGTCAGTAAACGTGATGAATGCTAA
- a CDS encoding GNAT family N-acetyltransferase → MTIIKTKDFTLRPIRASDAQGYLECHEDKEAKANFTSVPTTIHEAKEEILEGKKERNAINKKFAIIVEGKFAGFINLELTNHPRYKHSANISYGIHKDFRGQGLATKALKKITTYGLNELKLKRISGYCRTHNKASAKVLANAGYEHEGTLRKNKFMNGKYLDDMIWAKVK, encoded by the coding sequence ATGACAATTATCAAAACTAAAGATTTTACGCTCAGACCTATTCGAGCAAGCGATGCGCAGGGCTATCTCGAGTGTCATGAAGATAAAGAAGCTAAAGCTAATTTCACTTCAGTTCCTACAACAATACACGAAGCCAAAGAGGAAATTCTTGAAGGTAAGAAAGAACGAAATGCAATAAATAAAAAGTTTGCAATAATCGTTGAAGGCAAATTTGCAGGCTTTATCAATTTAGAACTAACTAACCATCCTCGCTATAAACATTCAGCAAATATTAGTTATGGAATCCATAAAGATTTTCGAGGGCAAGGCCTTGCAACAAAAGCGTTAAAGAAAATCACCACATATGGACTTAACGAACTAAAACTAAAACGCATTTCTGGATATTGTAGAACACACAACAAAGCATCAGCAAAAGTATTAGCTAATGCTGGTTATGAGCATGAAGGTACATTAAGAAAAAACAAATTCATGAATGGTAAATATCTTGATGATATGATTTGGGCTAAAGTCAAGTAA
- a CDS encoding helix-turn-helix domain-containing protein: MTTIMDFTDFVAIGFNVNEAKVYVVLLSYGRADARTLVKELKVHKNIVYDNLQKLMDKGVVSSIIEGTRSVFFPEPPSALEDYLHQKENQLKQQQTQLKRLTKDITLLKQKTLQTEEARIFQGVQGVRRAFHELYAEASSYVAYGGALTSVDVMGDAFWLRNHVIQQEKNISCKLIFNESLRSWMKQSKAYTDEDLRFLEKEFEPLTETIIWNDKTMIIIWTNEPVVTLIHNKVAADSNRAFFNLLWKQAKN; this comes from the coding sequence ATGACTACTATAATGGATTTTACAGATTTTGTGGCTATAGGTTTTAATGTTAATGAAGCCAAAGTCTACGTAGTGCTTCTTAGCTATGGTAGAGCTGACGCTAGAACGCTTGTTAAGGAGCTAAAAGTGCATAAGAATATTGTATATGATAATCTTCAAAAGTTAATGGATAAAGGTGTTGTTTCATCTATTATAGAAGGTACTAGGTCGGTTTTTTTCCCTGAACCACCATCTGCTTTAGAAGATTATTTGCATCAAAAAGAAAATCAATTGAAGCAACAACAAACACAATTGAAGCGATTAACAAAAGATATTACTCTACTAAAACAAAAAACTTTGCAAACAGAAGAGGCGAGAATTTTTCAAGGAGTACAGGGAGTAAGACGAGCATTTCACGAACTATATGCTGAAGCATCATCTTATGTTGCTTATGGAGGCGCTCTTACTTCTGTTGACGTGATGGGGGATGCTTTCTGGCTTCGCAATCATGTTATTCAACAAGAAAAAAATATTTCTTGTAAATTAATATTTAATGAATCCTTGCGTTCTTGGATGAAACAAAGCAAAGCATATACTGATGAAGATTTACGTTTTTTAGAAAAAGAATTTGAACCATTGACAGAAACAATTATTTGGAACGATAAGACGATGATTATTATTTGGACTAATGAGCCGGTTGTCACGTTAATTCATAATAAGGTCGCAGCTGATTCGAATAGAGCTTTTTTTAATTTACTGTGGAAGCAAGCTAAGAATTAA
- a CDS encoding Holliday junction resolvase, whose translation MSKRKGTNAERELVRTFWKEGWAAVRVAGSGSSHYPSPDILVGREGRRLAIEAKITVDEKKYFPQDEINQLNYFARTFGAEAWIAVKFNGTPWAFFSLEDLCATTKSFVISKTDVDLKGLSFEDVIGN comes from the coding sequence ATGTCGAAGCGAAAAGGAACTAATGCAGAGCGAGAGCTTGTGAGAACGTTCTGGAAAGAAGGTTGGGCAGCAGTACGCGTTGCAGGATCGGGATCGAGTCATTATCCGAGTCCTGATATACTTGTTGGGCGAGAAGGGCGAAGGCTAGCAATAGAAGCCAAAATAACGGTTGATGAGAAAAAATATTTTCCACAAGACGAAATTAACCAACTCAACTATTTTGCCAGAACGTTTGGAGCAGAAGCCTGGATTGCAGTCAAATTCAACGGAACGCCATGGGCGTTTTTTTCGCTGGAAGACTTATGCGCAACAACAAAAAGTTTTGTTATTAGTAAAACAGATGTTGACTTGAAAGGATTAAGTTTTGAAGATGTAATAGGGAATTAA
- a CDS encoding histone family protein, with amino-acid sequence MKHAIPLAAMERVLKNSGAHRVSEEAKVALRQVLEDIAIEIGEEANKLAAHAGRKTVKADDIRLASH; translated from the coding sequence ATGAAACATGCAATTCCTTTAGCCGCTATGGAGCGGGTTTTAAAGAACAGTGGAGCACACAGAGTTTCTGAAGAGGCAAAAGTAGCACTTCGTCAAGTGTTAGAAGATATTGCCATAGAAATTGGTGAAGAAGCAAATAAGCTTGCAGCACATGCTGGTCGAAAAACAGTCAAGGCTGATGATATTAGACTTGCAAGCCACTAA
- a CDS encoding ribonuclease Z, which translates to MELVFLGTAGMVPTKERNVQSIYLDYKGEGILLDCGEGTQRQIQLAKLNAQKIRTILISHWHGDHVSGLVGLLQTIGNFSGHDTKSLRLFGPKGTTKHLNHLMNSCIFETKVDLDVTEIDAQEVKTIFETDEYTISAINLEHSTPCLGYKFAIKPKRRMNQKKLVQLGITGPNVGKLQEGKTITHKKLEIKPDEVSTSIPGKSIAFIFDTLLTDACHELAANVDLVVSEAVYLHELEHKAEEYKHMTAQQAAQVASMAGAQELILTHFSQRYKETTQLEQEAKAVFPNTICAYDFFKKKF; encoded by the coding sequence ATGGAGCTTGTATTTTTAGGAACTGCAGGGATGGTGCCTACTAAGGAACGCAACGTACAAAGCATTTACTTAGATTATAAAGGAGAAGGCATATTGCTTGATTGCGGCGAAGGAACTCAGCGTCAAATACAGCTTGCAAAACTGAATGCCCAGAAAATTAGAACTATTCTCATTAGCCACTGGCATGGTGATCACGTCTCAGGTCTTGTTGGATTACTTCAAACAATAGGAAATTTTAGTGGACATGACACCAAATCACTTCGACTCTTTGGACCAAAAGGAACAACAAAACATTTGAATCATTTAATGAATAGTTGTATTTTTGAAACAAAAGTAGATTTAGATGTTACTGAAATTGATGCTCAAGAAGTTAAAACAATTTTTGAAACAGATGAGTACACTATTTCCGCAATTAATCTAGAACATTCCACGCCTTGTCTTGGCTATAAATTTGCAATTAAACCAAAACGACGAATGAATCAAAAAAAACTTGTCCAACTAGGCATCACAGGACCAAACGTTGGCAAACTTCAAGAAGGAAAAACAATTACGCACAAGAAGTTAGAAATAAAGCCTGATGAAGTCTCAACAAGTATTCCAGGAAAATCAATTGCATTTATTTTCGATACGCTTTTAACTGATGCTTGTCATGAACTAGCAGCAAATGTAGATTTGGTTGTGAGCGAAGCAGTTTATTTACATGAACTTGAACATAAAGCAGAAGAATACAAGCATATGACTGCACAACAAGCAGCACAAGTAGCAAGTATGGCAGGAGCACAAGAATTAATTCTCACCCACTTCTCACAACGCTACAAAGAAACAACGCAGCTTGAACAAGAAGCAAAAGCAGTCTTTCCTAACACTATCTGCGCTTATGATTTTTTTAAAAAAAAGTTTTAA
- the endA gene encoding tRNA-intron lyase — protein sequence MPAKKTTTKTAAKTTPQVATKTAAKKVTTKERKKIASAQKQKISREAKATKEEQPVTNPQLLVVDNASKKQKNIGPIKTTFARERVITEDTDLARELFNQSAFGTVLEDGKVQLSLTEALYLMEKKKIVVLNGKNNQLDFPSFVSKASRVEPKFWIRYAVYKDMRNRGYVVKTALKFGADFRVYDRGIKPGQDHARWIVYPVHEGEKYTWFDFAAKNRVAHSTKKRLMMGVVDDENDVTYWEIKWVRP from the coding sequence ATGCCTGCAAAAAAGACTACTACAAAAACTGCTGCAAAAACCACTCCTCAAGTGGCTACAAAAACTGCTGCAAAAAAAGTAACTACAAAGGAACGTAAAAAAATTGCTAGTGCGCAGAAACAAAAAATTTCTCGTGAAGCTAAAGCAACAAAAGAAGAGCAACCAGTAACAAACCCCCAATTATTAGTAGTTGATAATGCAAGCAAGAAGCAAAAAAATATAGGTCCAATAAAAACGACGTTTGCTCGAGAACGAGTTATTACTGAAGATACGGATCTTGCACGAGAACTTTTTAACCAAAGTGCGTTTGGAACAGTGCTTGAAGATGGGAAGGTACAACTCTCTTTAACTGAAGCATTATATTTAATGGAAAAAAAGAAAATTGTCGTGCTTAATGGAAAAAATAATCAACTTGATTTTCCAAGCTTTGTTTCAAAAGCAAGTAGAGTAGAACCAAAATTCTGGATACGATATGCTGTTTACAAAGACATGCGAAACAGAGGTTATGTTGTTAAAACTGCACTTAAATTTGGAGCAGATTTTCGCGTATATGACAGAGGAATTAAACCAGGACAAGACCATGCACGATGGATAGTCTATCCTGTGCATGAAGGCGAAAAATATACTTGGTTTGACTTTGCAGCAAAAAATAGAGTGGCTCATTCTACAAAAAAAAGACTTATGATGGGCGTTGTTGACGATGAAAACGATGTTACCTACTGGGAAATTAAATGGGTCCGCCCATAA
- the fen gene encoding flap endonuclease-1: MGVAMSGLLKAQETSIEELHDKVIAVDAMNMLYQFVTTIRQQDGTPLKDSKGNITSHLTGLFARTTRMLQKGLKLVFVFDGEMPTLKAAERARRNELKEKAREQLEKATANRDITQMKKLSSRTAKITSEIIQESKDLLTALGIPIIQAPSEGEAQAAFMVSRGDCDFVASQDVDCLIYGGPKMIRNLGLSPKRKKINALTYKTIQPEIITLNHVLKELDISLHQLRALAMLVGTDFNIGGVKGLGPKKGLTLVKKFGDDLEGLFTEVNFQEECAVYWKDVFDTIAKMPTTDEYELEWKSIDKEALNKLLVEDHDFSTERVNHAIEALEKEKKSSQQTSLGNYF; the protein is encoded by the coding sequence ATGGGTGTTGCAATGAGCGGCCTTCTTAAGGCCCAAGAAACAAGTATTGAAGAGTTACACGACAAAGTAATTGCTGTTGATGCTATGAACATGCTCTATCAATTCGTTACTACCATTCGTCAACAAGATGGTACGCCGCTTAAAGATAGCAAGGGCAATATCACCAGTCATCTCACCGGTCTTTTTGCACGGACAACCCGCATGCTCCAAAAAGGACTAAAGCTTGTTTTTGTCTTCGATGGCGAGATGCCAACGCTTAAGGCTGCCGAACGTGCAAGACGTAATGAGCTCAAAGAAAAAGCTCGCGAGCAATTAGAAAAAGCAACAGCAAACCGAGATATTACCCAAATGAAAAAACTTTCGAGCAGAACTGCAAAGATTACTTCTGAAATAATTCAAGAAAGTAAAGACCTCTTAACAGCTTTAGGTATTCCTATTATACAAGCACCAAGTGAAGGTGAAGCGCAAGCTGCATTTATGGTGTCGCGAGGCGATTGTGATTTTGTTGCCTCGCAAGATGTTGATTGTTTAATTTATGGCGGTCCTAAAATGATTCGAAATCTGGGTCTTTCGCCAAAAAGGAAAAAAATTAATGCACTTACGTATAAAACTATCCAACCAGAAATTATCACATTAAATCACGTTCTTAAAGAATTAGATATTTCTCTTCATCAACTGCGAGCTCTTGCTATGCTTGTTGGTACTGATTTTAATATTGGCGGCGTGAAAGGTCTTGGTCCAAAAAAAGGTTTAACATTAGTCAAAAAGTTTGGTGATGATCTTGAAGGGTTATTTACAGAAGTTAATTTTCAAGAAGAATGTGCTGTTTATTGGAAAGACGTCTTTGATACTATTGCTAAAATGCCCACAACTGACGAGTATGAGTTAGAATGGAAATCAATTGATAAAGAAGCCCTGAACAAATTATTAGTGGAAGACCATGACTTCTCAACAGAACGAGTTAATCATGCAATAGAAGCACTAGAAAAAGAAAAAAAGAGTAGTCAACAAACAAGTTTGGGCAATTATTTTTAA
- the smc gene encoding chromosome segregation protein SMC gives MTHILRMEMKGFKSFATKTEILFDKEEADEQGNKFNCILGPNGSGKSNVLDALCFVLGKAGAKGLRVEKSSNLIYNGGKTKKPAKEGEVSIWFDNKKRVFSSVDADEVKITRIIKGSGQGVYKVNNKTTTRTAVVDLLSLARINPDGYNIILQGDIVRLIEMSPNDRRQIIEEIAGINVYEDKKQKAVRELTRVEEKLNEADIILAERDSYLKELKKDRDKAQKYKNLEDNRKRNKKTLIVDAIDQREKQIAKINQDIAQNNDKIKKLEDEITNIRSDVATRKEEIITINNEIEAKGEKEQVKMHKLVEELKVSVAVNKQRLQTIDTELEKLAARQQELKTSQQELGDKTKDIEKRKVELQKRIRIREQDRTHIEEKISNFKKKNNLEQETDADKQIDKLDKELEQIQEEMNDLRLKQQDIFREKDKVDLQLQTIDDKLEKLASIKAEHTKELEQLKVKKQEFKKATIELSKALSSSSDYSSQLATARSKLLSRQEELAKLEARKANILESIAGSSAIKAILELKKKEPGIHGTVGELANVKEGMSLALEVAGGNKIKALVVEDDKVAAKCIRHLKENRLGVATFLPMNKLRAPPIDQAVRNMKGAGIKGMALDLISFKPQYNKVFEYVFGNTLVVESIETARKVGIGKFRMATITGDIAETSGAMQGGFRQAKQQGLFGQEEVNKKIQQLESVVADEQQVISLLEQKSSENEELITRLRNLKGELEGDIIKTEKALHLDSADADLDKDGKKALQEQAKTLDKEIDSIQEIISQKNKSFATLKIERQQLRDKLTDLRNPAKLAELKTFEEKKIELSQEIIALQSDAKHVAAEAETIIGPEERKILEIMKQHEKEATGFKAEKVKLQETIKRDETDLKAKEKQEAAFYAQFKELFTKRSKLTDLVSKAENNIAQHNTTQRGIEMKNNAYALENARIKAELAGYYEEDKDYQGVESFTSKNKEIIKRELNEFDRLTADLGAVNMRALEIYEEVAEEYTNLLAKKETLRKEREDVLLMMNEIDSKKKELFMKTFEALQENFKRIFSTLLMKGEASIVLENSKDPFAGGVEIKVRLTGKRFMDIRSLSGGEKTMTALAFLFAVQEYEPASFYVLDEVDAALDKKNSQKLAELIRGYCEHAQYVVISHNDGVISEADNLYGVSMNEHGMSKVTTLKI, from the coding sequence TTGACTCATATTTTACGAATGGAAATGAAGGGCTTTAAGTCCTTTGCAACAAAAACTGAAATTCTCTTTGATAAAGAGGAAGCTGATGAGCAAGGCAATAAATTTAATTGTATTCTCGGACCCAACGGTAGTGGTAAATCTAACGTTTTAGATGCTCTTTGTTTTGTACTTGGAAAAGCTGGAGCAAAAGGCCTTCGCGTAGAAAAATCAAGTAACCTTATCTATAATGGTGGTAAAACTAAAAAACCTGCAAAAGAAGGAGAAGTTTCTATTTGGTTTGATAACAAAAAAAGAGTTTTTTCCTCAGTTGATGCTGATGAAGTTAAGATTACTAGAATTATTAAAGGAAGTGGTCAGGGAGTCTATAAAGTTAATAATAAGACCACAACACGAACCGCAGTCGTTGATTTACTTAGTTTAGCAAGAATTAATCCTGATGGTTATAATATTATTCTGCAAGGGGATATTGTGCGACTTATAGAAATGAGTCCAAACGATCGAAGACAAATTATTGAAGAAATAGCGGGCATTAATGTTTATGAAGATAAAAAACAAAAAGCCGTACGAGAACTTACGCGTGTTGAAGAAAAACTTAATGAAGCGGATATCATTTTAGCTGAACGTGACTCTTATCTTAAAGAACTCAAAAAAGACAGAGATAAAGCACAAAAATACAAAAATTTAGAAGATAACAGAAAGCGAAATAAAAAAACGCTCATTGTTGATGCAATTGATCAACGAGAAAAACAAATAGCGAAAATTAATCAGGATATTGCTCAAAATAATGATAAAATAAAGAAATTAGAAGATGAGATAACAAATATCAGGTCGGATGTCGCTACGCGAAAAGAAGAGATTATCACCATTAATAACGAAATTGAAGCAAAAGGCGAAAAAGAACAAGTGAAGATGCATAAACTTGTTGAAGAACTCAAGGTAAGTGTTGCTGTTAATAAACAACGACTCCAAACAATTGATACTGAATTGGAAAAACTTGCTGCTCGACAACAAGAACTTAAAACAAGTCAACAAGAACTAGGCGATAAAACAAAAGACATAGAAAAACGAAAGGTAGAACTACAAAAAAGAATACGCATTAGAGAACAAGACCGCACACATATTGAAGAAAAAATCTCGAATTTTAAGAAAAAAAACAATCTTGAACAAGAAACAGATGCAGACAAACAAATTGATAAACTCGATAAGGAATTAGAACAAATTCAAGAAGAAATGAATGATTTGCGTCTTAAACAACAAGATATATTCAGAGAGAAAGATAAGGTCGATTTACAACTCCAAACTATTGATGATAAACTTGAAAAACTTGCGAGTATTAAAGCTGAACATACAAAAGAACTTGAACAACTCAAAGTCAAAAAACAAGAATTCAAAAAAGCGACAATAGAACTTTCAAAAGCATTATCTTCTTCATCAGATTATTCATCACAACTCGCAACTGCAAGAAGCAAACTACTTAGTCGACAAGAAGAACTTGCAAAGCTTGAAGCTAGGAAAGCAAATATTCTAGAATCTATTGCTGGAAGTAGTGCTATTAAAGCAATTTTGGAATTAAAGAAAAAAGAACCAGGTATTCATGGCACGGTTGGTGAATTAGCAAATGTAAAAGAAGGTATGAGTCTAGCACTTGAAGTTGCAGGAGGCAACAAAATTAAAGCACTTGTTGTTGAAGATGATAAAGTAGCTGCAAAATGTATTCGACATCTTAAAGAGAATAGACTTGGCGTTGCAACATTCTTACCTATGAATAAACTCAGAGCACCCCCTATAGATCAAGCTGTTCGTAATATGAAAGGAGCAGGAATTAAAGGTATGGCTCTAGATTTAATATCATTTAAACCACAATATAATAAAGTTTTTGAATATGTTTTTGGAAATACGCTTGTTGTAGAATCAATAGAAACTGCACGAAAGGTAGGTATTGGGAAATTTCGTATGGCAACAATAACTGGCGATATCGCAGAAACTAGTGGTGCTATGCAAGGTGGATTTCGTCAAGCAAAACAGCAAGGACTCTTCGGACAAGAAGAAGTTAATAAAAAAATTCAACAACTCGAAAGCGTTGTTGCCGATGAACAACAAGTTATTTCGCTTCTTGAACAAAAATCCTCTGAGAACGAAGAACTTATTACTCGCCTTCGAAATCTTAAAGGAGAACTTGAAGGAGATATAATTAAAACCGAAAAAGCATTACATCTGGATAGTGCCGATGCAGATTTAGATAAGGATGGTAAAAAAGCACTACAAGAACAAGCAAAAACATTAGACAAAGAAATTGATTCTATTCAAGAAATCATTAGCCAGAAAAATAAATCATTTGCAACACTTAAAATCGAAAGACAACAACTTAGGGATAAACTTACGGATCTTCGAAATCCAGCAAAACTAGCTGAACTTAAAACCTTTGAAGAAAAGAAAATAGAACTTTCCCAAGAAATTATCGCGCTTCAAAGCGATGCAAAACATGTAGCTGCAGAAGCAGAAACGATTATCGGTCCAGAAGAACGAAAAATTCTGGAAATTATGAAACAACACGAAAAAGAAGCAACAGGATTTAAAGCAGAAAAAGTAAAACTGCAAGAAACTATTAAACGTGATGAAACCGATTTAAAGGCGAAAGAAAAACAAGAAGCAGCATTTTACGCACAGTTTAAAGAATTGTTTACCAAACGATCAAAACTAACAGATCTAGTTAGTAAAGCAGAGAATAATATTGCTCAACATAATACAACTCAACGCGGTATTGAAATGAAAAATAATGCATATGCATTAGAAAATGCACGAATTAAAGCTGAGCTTGCGGGCTATTATGAAGAAGACAAAGATTATCAAGGTGTTGAATCATTCACTAGTAAAAATAAAGAGATAATAAAGCGAGAACTTAATGAATTTGATAGACTTACAGCAGACCTTGGCGCAGTTAATATGCGTGCACTTGAAATTTATGAAGAAGTTGCAGAAGAGTACACTAATTTATTGGCGAAAAAAGAAACTTTGCGAAAAGAACGAGAAGATGTACTTCTCATGATGAATGAAATTGATAGCAAGAAAAAAGAACTTTTTATGAAAACATTCGAAGCACTCCAAGAAAACTTCAAACGAATATTCTCAACACTTCTGATGAAAGGAGAAGCAAGCATTGTTTTAGAAAATTCAAAAGACCCTTTTGCAGGAGGCGTAGAAATTAAAGTACGACTCACCGGAAAACGATTCATGGATATTCGAAGTCTTTCCGGCGGCGAGAAAACAATGACAGCATTGGCATTCCTCTTTGCAGTCCAAGAATACGAACCAGCAAGCTTCTATGTACTCGACGAAGTCGATGCAGCACTTGATAAAAAGAACTCGCAAAAACTCGCTGAACTTATTCGAGGTTACTGTGAACACGCACAATATGTAGTTATTAGCCATAACGACGGCGTTATCAGCGAAGCAGACAATCTCTACGGCGTCTCCATGAACGAACACGGTATGAGTAAAGTTACTACCTTGAAGATTTAA
- a CDS encoding signal peptidase I, producing MKAMKPGKAKRNTPKRYKKSTVEMNFFQRAWHFIWYDDSALSWIANILIAFILIKFIVYPLLGLALGSELPVVAVITSSMDHQPTKNCLISTPDGQCLQEQQDSYLLCTKEFNEKVHLNKDEYWLSCGDWYEDKGITKDMFFDFPLKNGFKKGDVIVLTRATPEKLDVGDVLVFHSDRPYPIIHRIVAIQETTQGYVFTTKGDHNADSINRDGFNEVEIYADQLIGRGVVRIPFVGYLKLFFVDFLRLFGITAG from the coding sequence ATGAAAGCGATGAAACCTGGTAAAGCGAAGCGCAATACACCAAAACGATACAAAAAAAGCACTGTCGAAATGAATTTTTTTCAACGAGCATGGCATTTTATTTGGTATGATGACTCTGCGTTGAGTTGGATAGCAAATATTCTTATCGCATTTATTCTTATCAAATTTATTGTTTATCCACTTCTTGGTTTAGCTTTAGGAAGTGAACTTCCGGTTGTTGCTGTTATTACTTCAAGTATGGATCATCAACCCACAAAAAATTGTTTAATTAGTACACCTGACGGACAATGTTTGCAAGAACAACAAGATAGTTACTTGCTTTGTACAAAAGAATTTAATGAAAAAGTTCATTTGAATAAAGATGAATATTGGCTTTCGTGTGGTGATTGGTATGAAGATAAAGGCATTACAAAAGATATGTTTTTTGATTTTCCTTTGAAGAATGGTTTTAAGAAAGGAGATGTTATTGTTCTTACACGAGCAACCCCTGAAAAATTAGATGTGGGAGATGTCTTGGTTTTTCATTCTGATAGACCATATCCTATTATTCATAGGATTGTTGCCATACAAGAAACAACGCAAGGTTATGTATTTACTACAAAAGGAGATCATAATGCAGATTCAATAAATAGAGATGGCTTTAATGAAGTAGAAATATATGCGGATCAATTAATTGGTCGAGGAGTAGTTCGCATACCCTTTGTTGGCTATCTAAAATTATTTTTTGTAGATTTTTTACGGCTTTTTGGCATAACGGCAGGCTGA
- a CDS encoding PRC-barrel domain-containing protein — protein sequence MADDEKKFSKQLINKTVVSKTGKRFGEVGDIIFETSSGELIHIVLREPTVYTKKLELEKTKEGEALIPFSAVIAMGDFLVVAEEDII from the coding sequence ATGGCTGATGACGAAAAAAAATTCTCAAAGCAACTCATTAATAAGACAGTGGTTTCAAAGACCGGTAAGCGGTTCGGCGAAGTGGGAGATATCATTTTTGAAACTTCCTCTGGCGAGCTCATCCATATAGTTCTTCGTGAACCAACGGTGTATACTAAAAAGCTCGAGCTAGAAAAGACAAAGGAAGGCGAAGCACTTATTCCTTTCAGTGCAGTTATTGCAATGGGTGATTTCCTTGTAGTAGCTGAGGAAGACATTATTTAA